A single region of the Eremothecium gossypii ATCC 10895 chromosome V, complete sequence genome encodes:
- the RAD57 gene encoding putative DNA-dependent ATPase RAD57 (Syntenic homolog of Saccharomyces cerevisiae YDR004W (RAD57)), translating into MDLYEQLPSSQLVFDAQFQFLLECSQQQGVSVLDFLTLSPQQLVKMLNRSVSEISKFQELLREEFRAEVFQANPILPASALKKVQCFTTGDVGIDALLNGGIYTHGITEVFGESSSGKSQFLMQLSLAVQLPLELDGSAGQCVFITTESDLPTKRIESMIKSREIFSAGRVSQSNIFTATCNDWTSQNHILSVQLPILLERNPNIRLVIIDSISHHLRVELAAKTFQQSLDNRSLIDQMAQNLLHLSQKHAVAVVVANQVGDKPIPDLPLKQTIMDYDYQLGFMIGWKDSSIYYRHLRSAGVFDEEVLTDDDDYQKVVSTHERMILRKSQQQQQERQQQQQQQQQQKAQEYQEPSDESLQTQLKLGESSSSPGATVYASKSFPDANTQLSTISPQPSLKKANHINSSLGYTVNTTPSPVIRKKKRVDTKTPNLGLTWANHLSTRIKLSKTHIASQLIEEQDLDYDSIVDSTSLWQVKRSLKVVFSTHADQGLIEYFIRNEGLVTKKEKSG; encoded by the coding sequence ATGGATCTTTATGAGCAGCTGCCCAGCAGTCAGTTGGTTTTTGACGCGCAGTTCCAGTTCTTGCTGGAATGCTCGCAGCAGCAAGGCGTGTCCGTGCTGGACTTTCTCACGCTCTCGCCACAGCAACTAGTGAAGATGCTCAATAGGTCCGTCAGTGAAATATCGAAGTTCCAGGAACTGTTACGAGAGGAGTTCCGCGCGGAAGTCTTCCAGGCAAACCCCATTCTTCCGGCATCTGCTCTAAAGAAAGTACAGTGTTTTACCACAGGTGACGTGGGAATCGATGCTCTTTTAAATGGTGGTATTTACACGCATGGCATTACGGAGGTGTTTGGAGAAAGCTCCTCTGGCAAGTCGCAGTTCCTGATGCAACTATCCCTGGCGGTGCAGCTGCCTCTCGAACTCGATGGCTCTGCAGGTCAGTGTGTATTCATAACAACTGAATCGGATCTCCCGACCAAGCGCATAGAAAGCATGATCAAGTCCCGTGAGATCTTTTCTGCGGGCAGGGTCTCGCAGAGTAACATATTCACCGCTACCTGCAATGATTGGACGTCTCAGAACCACATTCTGAGTGTACAACTGCCAATCTTGCTTGAACGAAATCCAAACATCCGGCTAGTTATAATAGACTCTATATCGCATCATTTGCGGGTCGAATTGGCAGCGAAGACATTCCAGCAGTCTCTGGATAACCGCTCACTGATAGACCAGATGGCGCAGAATCTGCTTCACCTTTCCCAGAAGCATGCGGTGGCAGTGGTGGTCGCCAATCAGGTGGGAGATAAGCCCATACCAGACCTGCCTTTGAAACAGACCATAATGGACTACGATTACCAGCTCGGGTTCATGATCGGCTGGAAAGATTCAAGCATCTACTATAGGCATTTAAGAAGTGCCGGAGTATTCGATGAAGAGGTGCTAACGGATGATGATGACTACCAGAAGGTTGTTTCCACCCATGAAAGAATGATTCTACGGAAAAGTcaacagcagcaacaggaacgacaacagcaacagcaacagcaacaacaacagAAGGCCCAGGAATACCAGGAACCCAGTGATGAATCTTTACAAACTCAGCTAAAATTAGGTGAGTCATCATCGTCCCCAGGCGCTACCGTGTATGCCTCGAAAAGTTTTCCAGATGCCAATACCCAACTATCGACAATTTCGCCCCAGCCCAGCTTAAAGAAGGCTAATCACATTAATAGCAGCCTAGGTTATACTGTGAATACTACACCCAGCCCTGTGATACGGAAAAAGAAGCGTGTCGACACGAAAACTCCGAACCTCGGTCTAACGTGGGCTAATCATCTCTCGACGAGAATAAAACTCTCAAAAACTCACATAGCATCGCAACTGATAGAAGAGCAAGATCTGGATTACGATTCCATTGTCGATTCTACAAGTTTATGGCAAGTGAAAAGATCACTAAAGGTAGTATTCTCTACGCATGCTGATCAGGGACTAATAGAGTACTTCATTCGCAATGAGGGCTTAGTAACTAAAAAGGAGAAAAGCGGTTAA
- the RCR1 gene encoding Rcr1p (Syntenic homolog of Saccharomyces cerevisiae YBR005W (RCR1) and YDR003W (RCR2)), whose protein sequence is MSEILTGLAVDSYDSDHLAKKIPWAIFTVWIIALLLCIFLVNLRRRRRGLQPIMGTAWLAPPSYGQSQRQYNMPPVDPAAVPVPEYTTHPNANIDLGYYDNEGKFHPADSSLPKPPPAATANTVPSSYTSAPVREQFDAEYERPAGAPPGAQVRQTSSSRGHAMPGVTDSGAHYYAP, encoded by the coding sequence ATGAGCGAAATACTAACCGGTTTAGCTGTTGATTCCTATGATTCTGACCATCTCGCGAAGAAAATCCCCTGGGCCATCTTCACTGTATGGATCATCGCGCTGCTCCTATGTATATTCCTGGTAAACCTCCGGCGGAGGAGACGTGGACTACAGCCCATTATGGGTACTGCGTGGTTGGCGCCGCCCAGTTACGGGCAGTCCCAACGCCAATACAATATGCCACCGGTTGATCCTGCAGCGGTTCCTGTGCCCGAATACACCACGCACCCGAATGCAAATATTGATCTTGGCTACTATGATAACGAAGGAAAGTTCCACCCCGCAGATAGTTCGCTTCCGAAGCCACCACCTGCGGCGACGGCCAATACGGTGCCAAGTAGCTACACCAGCGCACCTGTAAGAGAGCAGTTTGATGCGGAATACGAGCGTCCAGCAGGCGCTCCTCCAGGAGCCCAGGTACGGCAAACTTCGTCCTCACGTGGGCATGCGATGCCCGGCGTGACTGATTCCGGTGCCCACTACTATGCACCATAG
- the YRB1 gene encoding Ran GTPase-binding protein YRB1 (Syntenic homolog of Saccharomyces cerevisiae YDR002W (YRB1)), whose product MSQEAKPATPAPTSEEGPKPPTASVFTMFGGKKADDKKADDKKTAEEQTGANSDSKAEDAAAEEDAVESPEVHFEPVVTLEKVEVKTMEEDEEVLFKVRAKLFRFDGEAKEWKERGTGDVKFLQNKSTQKVRLLMRRDKTLKVCANHYISPEYVLKPNVGSDRSWVYSCTADVAEGEPEAFTFAIRFGNKENADKFKEAFERAQAENKKR is encoded by the coding sequence ATGTCTCAAGAAGCCAAGCCTGCTACCCCCGCACCAACATCCGAGGAGGGCCCTAAGCCCCCTACCGCGTCTGTGTTCACAATGTTCGGTGGCAAGAAGGCGGACGACAAGAAAGCTGACGACAAGAAGACCGCAGAGGAGCAGACGGGCGCGAACAGCGACAGCAAGGCCGAGGACGCGGCCGCCGAGGAGGACGCGGTGGAGTCGCCCGAGGTGCACTTCGAGCCCGTGGTCACGCTAGAGAAGGTGGAGGTCAAGACCatggaggaggacgaggaggtGTTGTTTAAGGTGCGCGCGAAGCTGTTCCGTTTCGACGGCGAGGCGAAGGAGTGGAAGGAGCGCGGCACGGGCGACGTGAAGTTCCTGCAGAACAAGAGCACGCAGAAGGTGCGCTTGCTGATGAGACGTGACAAGACGCTCAAGGTGTGTGCCAACCACTATATCTCCCCCGAGTATGTGCTGAAGCCAAACGTCGGCTCTGACCGCTCCTGGGTGTACTCGTGCACCGCAGACGTGGCGGAGGGCGAGCCTGAGGCGTTCACTTTTGCCATCCGCTTTGGAAACAAGGAGAACGCGGACAAGTTCAAGGAGGCCTTCGAGCGTGCACAGGCCGAGAACAAAAAACGCTGA
- a CDS encoding alpha,alpha-trehalase (Syntenic homolog of Saccharomyces cerevisiae YBR001C (NTH2) and YDR001C (NTH1)) — protein MLQGMPKRSGSISELHDPFSSPDVYYGPATDPRRQKQPNKYSRTRTMSIIENVSTFKSAGKQYNIRRRGSEDDSMLASSGHRKFYIKDVDKTLEELLESEDTDGNYQITIEDRGPKTLRVGTANSNGFRHVQIRGTYMLSNLLQELTIAKNFGRKQVILDEARLNEDPVNRLTRLITHQFWDSLTRRIDYNSIAAIAADTKVDTPGAKVPRIYVPHGCPEQYEYFIECSQLNPSLNLEVKYLPDVITPEHVQSLNESPGLLALAMESHRDPITGESTLVGFPYVVPGGRFNELYGWDSYLMALGLLDCNKVDIARGMVEHFIFEIEHYGKILNANRSYYLCRSQPPFLTDMALKVFEKFGGDQNPTAVDFLKRAFIAAIKEYKSVWMAEPRYDKTTGLSCYHPDGIGFPPETEPDHFDAICRKFAEKHNVTIPEFRCMYDAGEVHEPELDEFFLHDRAVRESGHDTSYRLENVCAYLATIDLNSLLYKYEKDIAYVVSKYFDDSITDYAGETTTSSHWEALADIRKQRITKYLWDEETGFFYDYNVHIGKRTSYDSATTFWAMWAGLATQEQANAMVEKALPRLEMLGGLVACTEESRGEITMNRPSRQWDYPYGWAPHQMLAWTGLDNYGFTGVARRLAYRWLFLMTKAFVDYNGIVVEKYDVTRGTDPHRVDAEYGNQGADFKGVATEGFGWVNSSYILGLKFMNTYAKRALANCTVPDIFFKHMKPEEKARYALI, from the coding sequence ATGTTGCAAGGAATGCCCAAGCGGAGTGGGTCAATCAGCGAGCTGCACGACCCATTCTCGAGCCCTGATGTATACTACGGCCCCGCGACGGACCCGCGGCGGCAGAAGCAGCCCAATAAGTACTCGCGGACGCGGACGATGAGCATCATCGAAAACGTTTCGACCTTCAAGAGCGCGGGGAAGCAGTACAATATCAGGCGCCGAGGCTCTGAGGACGACTCTATGTTGGCCAGCTCGGGACACCGCAAGTTCTACATCAAGGACGTTGACAAGACGTTGGAGGAGCTCTTGGAGAGCGAGGACACAGACGGCAACTACCAGATAACGATTGAGGACCGCGGTCCGAAAACATTGCGGGTCGGCACCGCCAACTCCAACGGGTTCCGGCACGTGCAGATCAGAGGCACGTACATGCTCTCCAACTTGTTGCAGGAGTTGACCATCGCAAAAAATTTTGGGCGGAAGCAAGTGATTCTCGATGAGGCCCGCTTGAACGAAGATCCGGTTAATCGTCTCACGCGATTGATCACGCATCAGTTCTGGGACTCCTTGACCCGGAGAATTGACTACAACAGTATTGCCGCCATCGCGGCAGATACTAAGGTCGACACCCCTGGCGCGAAGGTGCCGCGGATTTACGTGCCCCATGGCTGCCCCGAGCAGTACGAGTATTTCATTGAGTGCTCCCAGTTGAACCCCTCATTGAACCTCGAGGTAAAGTACTTGCCGGATGTGATCACGCCGGAGCACGTGCAATCATTGAACGAAAGCCCGGGGTTGCTTGCTTTGGCGATGGAGAGTCACAGGGACCCAATTACCGGTGAGAGTACATTGGTTGGTTTTCCCTACGTTGTTCCGGGCGGTCGTTTTAATGAACTTTACGGCTGGGACTCATACCTAATGGCTTTGGGTCTTCTAGACTGTAACAAAGTGGACATAGCACGTGGGATGGTTGAGCATTTCATCTTTGAGATAGAGCATTACGGTAAAATATTGAACGCCAATAGGAGCTACTACCTCTGTCGGTCACAACCCCCGTTCCTAACCGACATGGCTTTGAAGGTCTTCGAAAAGTTCGGTGGTGACCAAAATCCTACCGCTGTGGATTTCTTGAAAAGAGCATTCATCGCAGCCATTAAGGAATACAAGAGTGTATGGATGGCAGAACCGCGGTACGACAAAACCACGGGTCTTTCATGTTATCATCCAGATGGTATCGGTTTCCCACCAGAAACCGAGCCTGACCACTTTGACGCAATTTGCCGGAAATTTGCGGAAAAGCACAATGTAACGATTCCGGAGTTCAGGTGCATGTACGATGCCGGCGAAGTACACGAGCCCGAACTAGATGAGTTCTTTTTGCATGATCGTGCTGTACGTGAGAGTGGACATGACACCTCTTACCGTCTAGAGAACGTCTGTGCTTACTTAGCGACGATTGATTTGAATTCGTTACTATACAAGTACGAAAAAGATATTGCATATGTGGTTTCCAAGTACTTCGATGATAGTATTACTGATTATGCTGGTGAAACCACCACTTCTTCTCATTGGGAGGCACTTGCAGACATTCGTAAGCAAAGAATCACGAAATATTTGTGGGACGAGGAAACAGGCTTTTTCTATGACTACAATGTCCATATTGGAAAGAGAACATCTTACGATTCTGCAACAACATTTTGGGCCATGTGGGCAGGCTTGGCAACCCAGGAACAAGCCAACGCTATGGTCGAGAAGGCATTGCCAAGGCTTGAAATGCTAGGAGGCCTGGTTGCCTGTACTGAGGAGTCTCGGGGTGAGATAACAATGAATAGACCAAGCAGGCAATGGGATTACCCTTATGGTTGGGCCCCTCATCAAATGCTTGCTTGGACCGGGTTAGATAATTACGGATTTACAGGAGTTGCAAGAAGGTTGGCCTATAGGTGGTTATTTTTAATGACCAAGGCATTTGTCGACTACAATGGTATCGTAGTAGAGAAATACGACGTTACCAGAGGCACAGATCCTCATAGAGTTGATGCCGAATATGGTAACCAAGGTGCAGACTTTAAAGGTGTTGCTACTGAAGGATTTGGCTGGGTCAATTCCAGTTATATCTTAGGTTTGAAATTTATGAATACTTATGCTAAGAGAGCTTTAGCTAACTGCACCGTCCCTGATATTTTCTTTAAGCATATGAAGCCAGAAGAGAAAGCTCGGTATGCCTTGATCTGA
- the UGA2 gene encoding succinate-semialdehyde dehydrogenase (NAD(P)(+)) (Syntenic homolog of Saccharomyces cerevisiae YBR006W (UGA2)), whose product MGFQSFKPTFRNEDLVRRGAYINGEWITSAKESFNVTDPATDQVIAELPDFDSGEAEAALKAAHASFQSYKKTSPTQRSEWLRNLYDLIMENAEDLAAIVTWENGKSLREALVEIRYGATFFKWFSEEALRLYGTTIQPSNPGNRAFTIRQPVGVCALICPWNFPNAMISRKAAPALAAGCTVIIKPDPQTPLSSLALAHLAEKAGFPPGVINVVPTSKYTKDIGVLLCESSLVRKVSFTGSTAVGKILMQQAASTVKKVSFELGGNAPVIIMGDADMEKTVEEVLATKFRGMGQTCICANRLYVHRSIIDDFSSRLVKKVEGLKLGNGFQEGVTHGSLINNAAIEKVERHAKDAIERGAKVLLPGGRAPELGPHFYSPTVLSDVKPDSVLTREETFGPLCAMIPFDTVEEVVGYANDTQYGLASYVFSENIKTVYSIAEALDFGMVACNTGLFSDSMVPFGGIKESGFGIEGSLHGINDYTVLKTVTIGNVPTL is encoded by the coding sequence ATGGGATTCCAAAGCTTCAAGCCAACTTTCCGCAATGAAGACCTTGTGCGCCGTGGCGCATACATCAACGGTGAATGGATTACCTCCGCGAAGGAGTCATTTAATGTCACCGACCCAGCTACAGACCAGGTGATCGCGGAATTGCCTGACTTTGACTCTGGTGAAGCAGAGGCAGCCCTCAAGGCTGCGCATGCGTCATTCCAGAGCTATAAGAAAACATCTCCCACCCAGCGCTCCGAGTGGCTTAGAAATCTCTATGACCTCATTATGGAGAATGCTGAGGACCTTGCAGCAATTGTCACCTGGGAAAACGGAAAAAGCTTACGTGAGGCGTTAGTCGAAATACGGTACGGGGCCACCTTCTTCAAATGGTTCTCTGAGGAGGCCTTGCGTTTGTATGGCACAACGATCCAGCCAAGTAACCCTGGCAACCGCGCGTTTACCATACGTCAGCCCGTGGGCGTTTGCGCACTTATCTGCCCATGGAACTTCCCTAATGCTATGATATCGCGGAAGGCCGCGCCTGCTCTTGCGGCGGGGTGCACCGTTATAATCAAACCGGACCCCCAGACTCCGCTTTCATCCTTAGCTCTCGCGCATCTTGCGGAGAAAGCCGGCTTCCCTCCTGGTGTAATTAACGTGGTGCCGACTTCCAAGTACACCAAGGATATCGGGGTCCTACTATGCGAATCCTCGTTAGTGCGTAAGGTATCCTTCACGGGTTCCACGGCGGTTGGGAAGATATTGATGCAGCAGGCTGCCTCCACCGTCAAGAAGGTCTCCTTCGAGTTGGGGGGCAACGCGCCAGTGATCATCATGGGGGACGCAGACATGGAAAAGACCGTCGAGGAGGTGCTGGCCACCAAATTCAGGGGCATGGGGCAGACATGCATCTGCGCGAATAGGCTCTATGTCCACAGGTCGATAATCGACGACTTCTCCTCGCGCCTCGTAAAGAAGGTGGAGGGCCTGAAACTAGGCAATGGCTTCCAGGAGGGCGTTACGCACGGATCCCTGATCAATAACGCCGCTATAGAGAAAGTCGAGAGGCACGCGAAGGACGCAATTGAGCGCGGAGCCAAGGTCTTGCTGCCAGGTGGTCGTGCGCCAGAGTTGGGTCCGCACTTCTACTCCCCTACAGTGCTTTCTGATGTCAAGCCTGATAGCGTCCTGACCCGCGAGGAGACATTCGGTCCTTTGTGTGCCATGATTCCTTTTGACACGGTCGAGGAAGTCGTTGGGTACGCCAACGACACGCAGTATGGTCTTGCGTCCTACGTCTTCAGCGAGAACATCAAGACAGTCTACAGTATTGCAGAGGCGTTGGACTTCGGTATGGTCGCTTGTAACACGGGCCTATTCTCTGACTCTATGGTTCCATTCGGGGGCATTAAGGAGTCGGGCTTTGGTATCGAGGGTTCATTACACGGAATCAACGATTACACTGTCCTCAAAACTGTTACAATTGGCAACGTTCCTACCTTGTAA
- the RER2 gene encoding ditrans,polycis-polyprenyl diphosphate synthase (Syntenic homolog of Saccharomyces cerevisiae YBR002C (RER2)), which produces MNDSRDFTQNSWLISRLKDVFVSVLRSSGRVPKHVGFIMDGNRRYAKKHNIEVREGHSAGFMSMNKVLELCYESGVTTATVFAFSVDNFRRSAFEVDSLMELAKERVMQITQHGELAEQYGIHVRIIGDRSLLPADVQEEMARAEKATEANTRAVLNVCIPYTARGEILHAMKGTIADAQSDGAPITEADLDAHMYTGGLPPLDLLIRTSGVSRLSDFLLWQVCQKGVVIELLSCLWPDFGPLTMAWILLRYAFKKSDEFSGGDEDVADSKKSK; this is translated from the coding sequence ATGAACGATTCTAGGGACTTTACTCAGAACTCTTGGTTAATCAGCCGGTTGAAGGATGTCTTCGTGAGCGTCCTCCGGTCATCAGGCAGGGTCCCTAAGCATGTAGGATTCATAATGGATGGGAACAGAAGATACGCTAAGAAACACAACATCGAAGTCCGTGAGGGACATAGTGCTGGCTTCATGAGTATGAACAAGGTCCTTGAGCTGTGTTATGAGTCGGGTGTCACAACCGCCACAGTATTCGCCTTTTCTGTGGATAACTTTCGCAGAAGTGCATTCGAGGTGGATTCGCTGATGGAGCTGGCCAAGGAGCGCGTCATGCAAATCACCCAGCATGGGGAGCTCGCAGAGCAATATGGCATCCACGTCCGCATTATCGGCGACCGATCTCTGTTGCCGGCAGATGTGCAAGAAGAAATGGCACGAGCAGAGAAAGCTACCGAAGCAAATACCAGAGCTGTACTCAATGTCTGTATTCCTTACACGGCAAGGGGGGAAATCTTGCATGCGATGAAAGGGACGATAGCTGATGCGCAGTCAGACGGCGCTCCCATCACAGAAGCAGATTTGGACGCTCATATGTACACCGGGGGCCTTCCGCCATTGGATTTGTTGATCAGAACCAGTGGGGTGAGCCGCCTCAGCGATTTCTTGCTGTGGCAGGTCTGCCAGAAGGGCGTTGTAATAGAGCTTCTGAGTTGCCTGTGGCCCGACTTTGGCCCCCTCACCATGGCGTGGATACTCCTGAGATACGCGTTCAAAAAGTCTGACGAATTCTCTGGCGGCGACGAAGACGTCGCCGACAGCAAAAAGAGCAAGTAG
- the COQ1 gene encoding trans-hexaprenyltranstransferase (Syntenic homolog of Saccharomyces cerevisiae YBR003W (COQ1)): protein MIRSGSVRLLRETSAAGRCYTSRRSKSTFETAMDAVTRLVTPASWLNRSPTFLVSDEMKTLSKNIARLIGSGHPVLNRVTSYYFDSGGKKVRPMLVLLLSRALSEIPLDQRDRMRIDYTDVPEDPVYSQVPKSILFEHPVNNISPLHILHGIKPLNPLTKGPEPLPQEFDRERGILPKQRRLAEIVEMIHTASLLHDDVIDHSGTRRGKPSGNVAFTNKMAVLAGDFLLGRATVSISRLRNPEVVELVSNCIANLVEGEFMQLKNTVVDGDLETINNGTQQIPPASKTIPLPVHDYRVNTTLASGISHEVMIETAFDYYLHKTYLKTAALISKSCRAAAVLSGARDPILDECYHFGKNLGICFQLVDDMLDFTTSGELGKPVGADFELGIATAPVLFAWKEDPSLGPIIQRNFSQPGDVARALEAVHQHDGIKKTAEVAREYRDKALHNLRAALPESDSRAALEFLTNSILTRRK, encoded by the coding sequence ATGATTAGATCAGGGTCAGTTAGATTACTCCGTGAGACGTCTGCTGCTGGTAGATGTTACACTTCGCGGAGGTCCAAATCTACTTTCGAAACAGCCATGGATGCTGTGACCAGGCTGGTAACACCAGCTAGCTGGCTTAATCGCAGCCCCACGTTTCTGGTTTCAGACGAAATGAAGACACTGTCGAAGAATATAGCACGCCTTATAGGATCAGGGCATCCGGTGCTGAATCGCGTGACGAGTTATTACTTTGACAGCGGTGGAAAGAAGGTGAGACCGATGCTGGTCTTGCTGTTATCACGGGCTCTATCAGAGATACCCTTGGACCAGAGGGACCGCATGCGCATAGATTACACCGATGTGCCAGAAGATCCAGTGTACTCACAAGTCCCCAAGTCAATTTTGTTTGAGCATCCAGTTAACAATATTTCTCCGCTGCACATCCTCCACGGGATCAAGCCACTGAACCCGCTGACTAAGGGCCCGGAGCCGCTTCCGCAGGAGTTTGATCGCGAGCGTGGGATTCTTCCAAAGCAGCGGCGCTTGGCTGAGATTGTAGAGATGATACATACAGCGTCCTTGCTTCACGATGATGTAATCGACCATTCTGGAACCAGACGCGGAAAGCCAAGCGGAAATGTTGCGTTCACGAACAAAATGGCGGTGCTTGCTGGTGATTTCCTCCTTGGTAGGGCTACGGTGTCTATCTCCCGTTTGCGGAACCCCGAGGTTGTCGAACTGGTCTCCAACTGTATTGCCAATCTTGTTGAAGGTGAGTTCATGCAACTAAAAAATACTGTTGTAGACGGAGACTTAGAGACAATTAACAATGGGACACAGCAGATCCCGCCGGCCTCCAAAACCATACCTCTACCTGTTCATGATTACCGAGTTAACACCACTCTCGCCTCTGGGATTTCTCATGAAGTTATGATTGAAACGGCCTTTGATTATTACCTGCATAAAACCTACCTGAAGACAGCGGCATTGATTTCAAAATCAtgccgcgctgctgcagtacTCTCCGGTGCCAGAGACCCTATTTTAGACGAATGCTATCACTTTGGGAAAAACCTGGGTATCTGTTTCCAGCTGGTTGATGATATGCTCGATTTCACCACATCTGGTGAATTGGGCAAGCCTGTAGGGGCCGATTTTGAACTCGGGATCGCTACTGCTCCAGTTCTATTCGCGTGGAAGGAAGATCCATCCCTAGGGCCTATCATACAGCGCAACTTCTCACAACCTGGTGACGTCGCCAGGGCACTGGAAGCTGTACACCAACACGATGGCATCAAAAAGACCGCAGAAGTTGCTCGCGAGTATCGTGACAAAGCGCTTCATAATCTACGCGCAGCCCTTCCCGAGAGTGATTCGCGTGCAGCCCTTGAATTTTTGACCAACAGTATTTTAACGAGACGGAAGTGA
- the GPI18 gene encoding GPI-anchor transamidase GPI18 (Syntenic homolog of Saccharomyces cerevisiae YBR004C (GPI18)) — MECFKRLTTVFFTVKLVQYLLVYFAPGQFDTSTPLFLEKYQPLQPEKWYHKLLSWDSVYFVKNGLQAVTHTNAYGYVSLPEYEHEWMFSPFVWSQTLKTAGGATLRNWAAPIDTLLVRATLLNLVLHYVSVWLLYALTLRTFPKNRELAYKTSLLFILSSAAGFLLAPYSEPLSFAFSFLGMLLRMLAVEHNVYGGITLAWYNWLPYTLSGICFSVAAANRPNCVLLGVYYIYDVLKLVRQRNWVRAVLFPCIAGSMMLGIFAYMHYYLPSVVFCPERESWCKHSLPWIHIPYKSFYSFVQGYYWRNGFLNYWTWNNVPNFLFALPNLVILWYSTVYFSYQYPLESIRPLVYITRALLLIITFFAHVQIINRISSFIPLHLWYLSDRMIKTTGEAKGDDRLVYLYVNWLILWIPLQTVLFACFLPPA; from the coding sequence ATGGAGTGCTTCAAAAGGCTGACGACTGTATTCTTCACTGTCAAGCTGGTACAGTACCTGCTGGTATACTTTGCGCCCGGGCAGTTTGACACATCCACGCCGTTGTTTCTGGAGAAGTACCAACCACTCCAGCCAGAAAAATGGTACCATAAGCTTCTCTCGTGGGATTCCGTCTACTTCGTTAAGAACGGTCTGCAGGCTGTGACGCATACCAATGCATACGGGTACGTTTCGCTGCCCGAGTACGAACACGAGTGGATGTTCTCGCCGTTCGTATGGTCTCAAACGCTGAAAACTGCTGGCGGGGCGACTCTGCGCAATTGGGCAGCGCCGATCGATACCCTGTTAGTGCGGGCGACCTTGCTCAATCTGGTGCTGCACTATGTGTCAGTCTGGCTTCTTTATGCTCTCACGCTGCGCACCTTTCCCAAGAACAGAGAATTGGCGTACAAGACGTCACTTCTGTTCATTCTCTCCAGCGCGGCGGGTTTCCTGCTTGCTCCGTACTCAGAGCCGCTCTCGTTTGCATTTTCATTTCTAGGCATGCTGCTGCGTATGCTAGCAGTGGAACACAACGTATATGGGGGCATCACTTTGGCGTGGTATAATTGGCTTCCATACACGCTATCAGGCATCTGTTTTTCGGTGGCTGCTGCCAATCGCCCTAATTGCGTACTATTGGGTGTTTACTATATCTATGATGTGCTGAAGCTTGTCAGGCAAAGAAACTGGGTTCGCGCAGTGTTGTTTCCATGCATTGCGGGGTCTATGATGCTGGGTATTTTCGCATATATGCATTATTATTTACCGAGCGTTGTGTTCTGTCCAGAAAGGGAGAGTTGGTGTAAGCATAGTCTACCATGGATTCACATACCGTACAAATCGTTCTACTCGTTTGTTCAAGGCTATTATTGGCGGAATGGTTTCCTTAATTACTGGACGTGGAACAACGTGCCAAATTTCCTATTCGCACTTCCGAACCTCGTTATACTGTGGTATAGCACTGTCTACTTCTCTTACCAGTATCCACTGGAGAGTATTCGCCCCTTGGTATATATCACCAGGGCTTTATTGCTGATAATAACCTTTTTTGCACATGTTCAAATCATTAATCGGATATCCTCGTTTATACCCCTTCACTTATGGTATCTCTCAGACAGGATGATCAAGACAACCGGGGAGGCAAAGGGCGACGATAGGCTGGTCTACCTATATGTAAACTGGCTAATATTGTGGATCCCCCTACAAACTGTACTATTTGCATGCTTCCTGCCGCCAGCTTAA